CGACGATCCGGCCGCCACCGCCGCGGCCCGCGCCGCGTGCTACGCGGCGGCCACCCCGTACATCCACCCACTGGCGACCGCGCACCAGTCGAAGCACGTCCTCGGGCCCGCCGTGTACCAGGCGCGTGCTCGTGAACTCGCCTCGGGCGAGGATACCGTGGTCGGTGACGAGGAGCTCCGCTGGGCGATCGAGCACGCCCCGCCGGCGGTTCGGGAGCTCGTGCGGCGGATGCCGGCCCGCAGCCCCGGTCGTAGTCGGCTGGACACGCTCTACCACCGGCTGGACGCGGCCCTGCGAGGCTGATCGCCGGGGCGGCCCGCCGAGGTGGCGCGCCCGCGTCGGGGGAGCTCCGATTCCAGCGCGGCGGGCGGGGTGAGCGGTACCTCACCTGCCGGGCCCGTCGGCCGTCCCGGTCCCGGTCCCGGTCCCGGTCCCGGGCCCGGTCCCGGTCACCGTTACGATCCCGTCCCCGGCCCGCCGGACACGGCGGCCCGCGTCCCGGAGGGTGACCGGTCGCCGATCGGGTCCGAGTCCTCCGGGTGGGCGCGCTCCGGTCGTCCGGGATCGCGCGGGCACCCCGGGCCCGCCGGCAGCGGGCGCAGCGGCCGCACCGCCACCCCCAGCAACCGCTCCCGGGCCACGTAGCCGAAGTGGCGCGAGTCGAGGCTGACCGTCGGGTTGTCGCCCAGGACCAGGAACCTCCCGGGCGGCACGATCGACCCCGGCGGGCAGCCGAGGGCGCCGGCCAGCGCCTCGGGGACGACGTCACCCGGGACGGCCGCGATCCGCTTGATGAGCAGCCCGCCGGTGTGCGGCGCCCCCGCCCGCAGGACCCGAGTGCCGCCGTCCGGACGGACCGGTGGCACGGGCGACGGGCCCGGCCGCGGTCCGAGCACGACGATGTGCCCCCTGGTCAGGCGGTGCGGGCGCCGACGGATGACGAGCACGCGGTCGCCGTCGCGCAGGGCCGGCTCCATGCTGGGACCGGTCACGGTGACGGCGAGGAGGCGCGCGCCCAGGAGGCGTCGGATGAGCCGTGCGGTCACGACACGCTCTCCCGGCCGCTGATGGCCGAGGACGCTCGCGGTGGGCGCGGCGCCGTCGGTGCGTCCGAGGCTCGTGGCGGCGCCGTCGGTGCGTCCGAGGCGCGCGCCGCCGTCGTCCCGGCCGCCCCTGGCGGACCCGGTGGGAGCGGACCGGCCGCCGGAGCGTCCTCGGCGGCCGCGTATCCGTCGGCCTGCAGGTGGAAGAGCCGTGCGTAGGCGCCGTCACGGCGGACGAGTTCCCGGTGCGGGCCGGTCTCGGTGATGCGGCCGTCCGCCAGGACGGCGATGGTGTCCGCGTCCCGCAGGGCGCTGAGGCGGTGCGAGATGAGGAGCCCGGCTCGGCCCGCGCGGTGCCCGCGCAGGCGGTGGTGGACGGTGTGTTCGGCCTCCGGATCCATGCCGGAGCTGGGTTCGTCCAGGATGAGCAGGTCCGCGTCGCCGCGAACCAGCGAGCGGGCCAGGGCCAGCCGTTGCCACTGGCCGCCGGAGAGCACCAGACCGGTGCCGGCGTCCTTCTTGTCCTGCTCGCTGAAGAAGATCCGGCTGAGCAGCGTGTCGTAGCCGTTCGGGAGCCGCGAGAGCCGGTCGTGGACGCCGGCCAGGGTGGCCGCGTGCTCGACGCGGGGGGCGTCCGCGAGCGCCGTGAGGTCGCCGAGGGCGATGTTCTCGCGTGCCGTGAGGTCGTACTCCATGAAGTCCTGGAAGGTCGCCCCGATCCGTCGGCGCAGCTCACGCGGGCAGAGTTCGCGCAGGTCGACGCCGTCCCAGAGGATCTGCCCCCTGGTCGGGTCGTAGAACCGGCACAGCAGCTTCACCAGCGTGGACTTGCCGGCTCCGTTGAGGCCGACGAGGCCGACGGCCTGCCCGGCGGGGATGACGAGGTCGACGCCCCGGAGCACCCAGGGCGCGTGGTCGCCGTAGCGGAACCACACGTCCCGCAGCTCCACCGCGTGGCGCAGCGGCGGCACGGCTCCGGGCCTTGGGGGGACGGGCAGGTCGGTCGGCGCACCGGTGACGGCGAGGAAGTGACGGAACATCAGCATGGCCTGGTGGCCGCGGGCCAGTTCGAGCGCGAGGCTCGCGAGCGCGGCCTGCACGGCGGGCAGGGCGGCGACCAGGATCGTGACGTCCCCGACGGTGACGGCTCCGGAACGGGCCGCCGCCACCGCCCACAGCAGACCGAAGCCGGCCACCACGGCGGAGAGCAGGGCGAGCCCGGCCTGTACGCCGAGTTCCTGTCGGTCGACCCGCTCCCTTGCCGTGTCGGAGGTGCGGCGTTCCGTGAACATCCGCTCGCGCAGGAAGCGGCCGACGCCGAAGAGCCTGATCTCCTTCGCGGCCTGCAGGTTCGTCAGGAGGGCGCTGTAGAAGAGCTCCCTGCGTTCCGCCGGGCCGACCGTCCGGTGCATGGCCGCCCGGCGCCGACTGAGGGCGATCTCCGCGCACAGGACGGGCACTCCGGAGACCAGGACGGCCGCGGCCGTCCAGGGTCCGAGCAGGGCCAGCGTCCCGAGGAACCCAATGAGGGTCACCAGGGCACCGAGCAGTCCGATCCCGCTGCCGGCCGCGTCCATCGGGGCGGAGCAGCCGAACTGCTGGGCCAGCCGCAGCCGGTCCAGGAAGCGGGGATCCTCGAAGCGGCGCAGGCCCACGAACCGGTCGACGGCGGTGTGCAGTTCGAGCTGGGCGCGTAGTCCCACGGCCCGCCGCAGTCGCGCTTGCAGGTACTGGAGCAGGTGCGGGACGACGGCGACGGCGACGCCGCAGCCGACCAGCAGCAGGGCGGGGACGGCGAGACCGCCCGCGCCCGCGACGGTGACGCCCCCGACCCCACCTCCACCTCCACCTCCACCACCGGCCCCGGCCCCGGCTCCGCTGTCGGTCCCGGCGATGAGGCGGTCGAGCACGGTCCGCAGGATCCAGGCCCCGGCCACCGGCACCACCGAAGCGGCGAGCATGAGCAGCAGCCAGGCGGCCAGGCCGACGGGCGAGGCCAGGTGCACCAGGCGGATCGCGGCGGCCAGGACGCGCGGGGCGCCGCTGGTGGCGTCCTGCTCGCCGTCCGGGCTCGGCGCGCTCACAGTGCGGTGGACAGGGCAGAGGGGGCAGAGGGGGCAGAGGAGGTGGACAGGGCAGAGGCGGCGGTGGCAGGGGTGGCCGCGTCCGGCCAGACGTCGGTCCCGGTGACCACGAGGCGCCCGTCCGGTGCTCGCCCCACGCGCGCGCTCACGGGGAAGGCGCGGACGGCGAACGCACTGGTCAGAGGCCCCTCATGGTCCTCCTGCACGGTGCGCACGACGGGAGCCAGCGCCGCGATCATCGGCTCGGCCTCATCGGCGTCCCCCACCACCACGGCGAGGAGGCGGCGGTCCCCGGCCGGGCGCTCCGCCGCGCGCTCGACGAACCCGGGGAGCTTCTGCC
The sequence above is drawn from the Kitasatospora sp. NBC_00315 genome and encodes:
- a CDS encoding putative immunity protein, which translates into the protein MDTVTISDEDRRLLGLWAAECVERVLPLFEAKAPGDTRPREAVEGIRAYVREGTRTGRLRSLAWAAHAAARDVDDPAATAAARAACYAAATPYIHPLATAHQSKHVLGPAVYQARARELASGEDTVVGDEELRWAIEHAPPAVRELVRRMPARSPGRSRLDTLYHRLDAALRG
- a CDS encoding S26 family signal peptidase — translated: MTARLIRRLLGARLLAVTVTGPSMEPALRDGDRVLVIRRRPHRLTRGHIVVLGPRPGPSPVPPVRPDGGTRVLRAGAPHTGGLLIKRIAAVPGDVVPEALAGALGCPPGSIVPPGRFLVLGDNPTVSLDSRHFGYVARERLLGVAVRPLRPLPAGPGCPRDPGRPERAHPEDSDPIGDRSPSGTRAAVSGGPGTGS
- a CDS encoding ABC transporter ATP-binding protein, which gives rise to MSAPSPDGEQDATSGAPRVLAAAIRLVHLASPVGLAAWLLLMLAASVVPVAGAWILRTVLDRLIAGTDSGAGAGAGGGGGGGGGVGGVTVAGAGGLAVPALLLVGCGVAVAVVPHLLQYLQARLRRAVGLRAQLELHTAVDRFVGLRRFEDPRFLDRLRLAQQFGCSAPMDAAGSGIGLLGALVTLIGFLGTLALLGPWTAAAVLVSGVPVLCAEIALSRRRAAMHRTVGPAERRELFYSALLTNLQAAKEIRLFGVGRFLRERMFTERRTSDTARERVDRQELGVQAGLALLSAVVAGFGLLWAVAAARSGAVTVGDVTILVAALPAVQAALASLALELARGHQAMLMFRHFLAVTGAPTDLPVPPRPGAVPPLRHAVELRDVWFRYGDHAPWVLRGVDLVIPAGQAVGLVGLNGAGKSTLVKLLCRFYDPTRGQILWDGVDLRELCPRELRRRIGATFQDFMEYDLTARENIALGDLTALADAPRVEHAATLAGVHDRLSRLPNGYDTLLSRIFFSEQDKKDAGTGLVLSGGQWQRLALARSLVRGDADLLILDEPSSGMDPEAEHTVHHRLRGHRAGRAGLLISHRLSALRDADTIAVLADGRITETGPHRELVRRDGAYARLFHLQADGYAAAEDAPAAGPLPPGPPGAAGTTAARASDAPTAPPRASDAPTAPRPPRASSAISGRESVS